From the genome of Streptococcus marmotae, one region includes:
- a CDS encoding ABC transporter ATP-binding protein, whose amino-acid sequence MFLEINHLEKVYRTRFSKEETRALQDVDFKVEEGEFIAIMGESGSGKTTLLNILATLDKPSNGNVILKNQDITKIKESQLADFRLRNLGFVFQDFNLLDTLSIRDNIFLPLVLARKSYHEMEARLAQLAPTLRIEDLLNKRPFELSGGQKQRIAIARSLITQPQLILADEPTAALDYRNSEDLLTLFEEINIAGQTILMVTHSANAASHARRVLFIKDGRIFHQLYKANKSSGDFAKEISLSMSALLGGE is encoded by the coding sequence ATGTTTTTAGAAATCAATCATTTAGAAAAAGTCTATCGTACCCGTTTTTCAAAAGAAGAAACACGCGCCCTTCAAGATGTTGATTTTAAGGTAGAAGAAGGAGAATTTATTGCAATCATGGGAGAAAGTGGCTCTGGTAAAACAACCCTACTCAATATCCTAGCTACCCTTGATAAACCGAGCAATGGCAATGTTATTCTCAAAAATCAAGACATTACCAAAATCAAGGAAAGCCAATTAGCAGATTTCCGCCTGCGCAACCTCGGATTTGTCTTCCAAGATTTTAATTTATTGGATACCCTGTCAATACGGGATAATATTTTTCTGCCACTGGTATTGGCAAGAAAATCCTATCACGAAATGGAAGCACGACTAGCGCAACTTGCTCCAACCTTACGGATTGAAGACTTGCTCAACAAGCGTCCCTTTGAACTTTCAGGTGGACAAAAGCAGCGAATAGCCATTGCCCGCAGTTTGATTACCCAACCGCAATTGATTCTTGCTGATGAGCCAACAGCAGCACTTGACTATCGTAATTCAGAAGATTTATTAACTCTCTTTGAAGAAATCAATATAGCCGGTCAAACCATTCTAATGGTAACCCATTCAGCCAATGCAGCTAGTCATGCTAGGCGAGTCCTCTTTATCAAGGACGGTCGGATTTTTCATCAGCTTTATAAGGCTAATAAATCAAGTGGCGATTTCGCCAAGGAAATCTCACTCAGCATGTCTGCACTTCTAGGAGGTGAGTAG
- a CDS encoding GntR family transcriptional regulator, with the protein MKAAYIVIHDKLKEEIDRGIWKIGERLPSERDLADEFGVSRMTLRQGITLLVEEGILQRKVGSGTYVASTRVQEKMRGTMSFTDIIQLQGKTPSSQLLSYIRTKPNDKEVSQLNLQAGEYVVRMERVRFADNIPVVYEVASIPERLIQNVKKSDVTNHFFKTLTENGYRIGKSHQTIYARLANEKVAKHLQITKNQAILALRQVSYLEDGQPFEYVNSQYVGERFEFYLENN; encoded by the coding sequence ATGAAAGCTGCTTATATTGTCATTCATGATAAATTAAAAGAGGAAATTGACCGTGGGATTTGGAAAATTGGAGAACGTTTGCCAAGTGAGCGAGACCTAGCAGATGAGTTTGGAGTGTCACGAATGACCTTGCGACAAGGGATTACGCTCTTAGTCGAAGAGGGAATTTTACAAAGAAAAGTCGGCTCAGGAACTTATGTAGCTAGTACCCGTGTCCAAGAAAAAATGCGGGGAACCATGTCTTTTACTGACATTATTCAACTACAAGGCAAAACTCCGTCTAGTCAATTATTATCCTATATCCGAACAAAGCCCAATGATAAGGAAGTTAGTCAATTGAATTTACAGGCAGGAGAGTATGTCGTGCGGATGGAACGTGTGCGTTTTGCGGATAATATTCCTGTTGTCTATGAAGTAGCGAGTATCCCAGAACGCTTAATTCAAAATGTCAAAAAGAGTGATGTCACCAATCATTTTTTCAAAACCTTGACTGAAAATGGCTACCGAATCGGGAAAAGTCACCAAACAATCTATGCTCGTTTGGCCAACGAAAAGGTTGCAAAACACTTGCAAATTACGAAAAATCAAGCTATTTTAGCGCTGCGCCAAGTATCGTATTTGGAGGACGGTCAACCTTTTGAATATGTAAATAGCCAGTACGTTGGTGAACGTTTTGAATTTTACCTGGAAAACAATTAG
- a CDS encoding response regulator transcription factor — translation MNKDKIYIVEDDETIVQLLMSHLSQNYHVKSVHNFRAVSQEIAEWQPDVVLMDISLPYFNGFYWTTEIRKTMTMPIIFISSSDDEMNAVMAMNMGGDDFIAKPFSLPLLDAKIAAFLRRIQQFTQINHLVLEDYQLNMDGRFSYQDKHIQLSPTETKILTTLMQQQGQVVTKEKLLEQLWENEEFIDQNTLNVNMARLRKKVSELGFDRIHTIRGVGYIVQ, via the coding sequence ATGAACAAAGACAAAATTTATATCGTAGAAGATGATGAAACGATTGTACAGCTATTGATGAGTCATCTGAGCCAAAACTATCACGTGAAAAGTGTCCATAATTTTCGTGCAGTGAGCCAAGAAATAGCAGAATGGCAACCCGATGTGGTTCTTATGGACATCAGTCTTCCGTACTTTAATGGCTTTTATTGGACGACAGAAATTCGCAAGACCATGACCATGCCGATTATTTTTATTTCCAGTAGCGATGATGAAATGAACGCTGTCATGGCTATGAATATGGGAGGAGATGATTTTATCGCCAAACCCTTCTCCCTTCCTCTTTTGGATGCTAAAATTGCTGCCTTTTTGCGCCGCATCCAACAGTTCACACAGATTAATCACCTTGTCTTAGAGGATTACCAATTGAATATGGACGGGCGTTTCAGCTACCAAGATAAGCACATCCAACTCTCACCGACAGAGACCAAAATTCTCACTACCCTTATGCAACAGCAAGGTCAGGTTGTAACCAAGGAAAAGCTACTGGAGCAACTGTGGGAAAACGAGGAATTTATTGATCAAAACACCTTGAATGTCAATATGGCACGTTTACGTAAAAAAGTCAGCGAACTAGGATTTGATCGTATTCATACCATTCGTGGAGTGGGGTATATTGTTCAATGA
- a CDS encoding carbon-nitrogen hydrolase family protein produces MKLALVSGLMTSHAVELQLERIEQYCKEAAECDIIVFGEAYLQGFDGLTWSYDRDKKRAVEQNSPEINRLKTIAQTYQMAISIGFFEKNEEKLYSSQLCIGATGDILSTYRRISQGWKEKGVGKQYQEGQRFEVFDYQGTRFVTAICGDLWHENLLNRLTALEYDICLWPVYIDYSPEEWQTAQHEYAEQTKKLSKPIYLVNSYSIDKQEAYGGVYLFENGQITPILPIGNHGIVKIEC; encoded by the coding sequence ATGAAGCTAGCCCTTGTTTCTGGTCTCATGACCAGTCATGCAGTTGAACTGCAACTGGAACGAATTGAACAATATTGTAAAGAAGCAGCAGAATGCGATATTATCGTTTTCGGAGAAGCCTATCTCCAAGGATTTGATGGCCTTACATGGTCTTATGATAGGGATAAAAAACGGGCAGTTGAACAAAACTCCCCCGAAATAAACAGGCTAAAAACAATTGCTCAAACCTATCAGATGGCCATTTCGATTGGCTTTTTTGAGAAAAATGAAGAAAAACTCTACAGTAGCCAATTATGTATTGGGGCAACTGGAGATATTCTGTCTACCTATCGACGAATTTCACAAGGCTGGAAAGAGAAAGGTGTAGGCAAACAGTATCAAGAAGGACAGCGTTTTGAGGTCTTCGACTATCAAGGTACACGCTTTGTCACAGCTATCTGTGGTGATTTATGGCACGAAAATTTGTTGAATCGTCTGACTGCCTTAGAATATGATATCTGCCTTTGGCCTGTTTACATCGATTATTCACCTGAAGAATGGCAGACTGCACAGCATGAATATGCGGAGCAGACAAAAAAGCTGTCTAAGCCTATCTACCTTGTTAATTCCTATTCAATAGACAAACAAGAGGCTTATGGTGGAGTCTATCTCTTTGAAAACGGGCAGATTACTCCTATCCTACCAATAGGAAACCACGGAATTGTGAAAATAGAATGCTAG
- a CDS encoding putative DNA-binding protein — protein sequence MEIEKTNRMNALFEFYAALLTDKQMNYIELYYADDYSLAEIAEEFQVSRQAVYDNIKRTEKILEDYEKKLHMYSDYIVRSQIFDQILERYPADTFLQEQITILSSIDNRE from the coding sequence ATGGAAATTGAAAAAACGAATCGGATGAATGCCCTCTTTGAATTTTATGCGGCACTATTGACCGATAAACAGATGAATTATATCGAGCTCTACTATGCTGATGATTATAGCTTGGCTGAGATTGCAGAAGAATTTCAGGTCAGCCGTCAAGCGGTCTATGACAATATCAAGCGGACAGAAAAGATTTTAGAAGATTACGAAAAGAAATTGCATATGTATTCTGACTATATCGTTCGCAGCCAAATATTTGATCAAATTTTAGAACGTTATCCAGCAGATACATTTTTGCAAGAACAAATCACCATATTAAGTAGCATTGATAATAGAGAATAA
- a CDS encoding ISL3 family transposase, producing MEQLNLITNFLKMKDKNITITNECDMGTHLELHGHLDYTAPKCPSCKGQMAKYDFQKASKIPYLETAGYPLLIRLRKRRFKCKDCGKIAVAETPIVKKNHQISVAVNQKIAQLLIEKQAMTHIAHRLSISTSTVIRKLNEFKFETDWDKLPEVMSWDEYAFKKGKMSFIAQDFDTNNIIAILDGRTQATIRNHFLRYPRQVRNRVKIITMDMFSPYYQLAKQLFPHAKIVLDRFHVVQHLARAMNRVRIQIMNAFDRKSHEYKTLKRYWKLVQQDSRKLSDKRFYRPTFRMHLTNKEILDKLLSYSDELRQHYELYQLLLFHFQEKNSDHFFDLIEQEIATVNPIFQTVFKTFLKDKDKVLNALELPYSNAKLEATNNLIKVIKRNAFGFRNFENFKKRILIAINIKKEKTNLVLSRC from the coding sequence ATGGAACAACTAAATCTTATCACAAATTTTCTCAAAATGAAAGACAAAAATATCACTATCACTAATGAATGCGACATGGGAACACACTTAGAACTCCACGGTCACTTGGATTACACAGCCCCTAAATGCCCTTCCTGCAAGGGACAAATGGCTAAGTACGACTTCCAGAAAGCCTCTAAAATCCCCTACTTAGAAACTGCTGGCTACCCGCTACTTATCCGCCTTCGAAAGCGTCGTTTCAAGTGCAAAGACTGTGGGAAAATAGCGGTCGCTGAAACTCCTATTGTTAAGAAGAACCATCAAATCTCTGTCGCTGTCAACCAGAAAATCGCACAATTACTCATCGAAAAGCAAGCAATGACACATATCGCACACAGACTCTCCATTTCTACATCTACAGTTATTCGAAAACTCAATGAGTTTAAATTTGAAACGGATTGGGATAAGCTTCCAGAAGTCATGTCCTGGGATGAGTATGCCTTCAAGAAAGGGAAAATGAGCTTTATCGCTCAAGATTTTGACACAAATAACATCATCGCTATCCTTGATGGAAGAACGCAAGCAACCATCCGAAATCACTTTCTGAGATACCCTAGACAGGTCAGAAATCGCGTTAAAATCATCACTATGGACATGTTTAGCCCTTACTATCAACTAGCCAAACAACTTTTTCCTCATGCCAAAATCGTGCTGGATCGCTTCCACGTTGTGCAACATTTAGCTCGTGCTATGAACCGTGTCCGCATACAAATCATGAATGCTTTTGACCGCAAATCGCATGAATACAAGACGCTCAAACGCTACTGGAAACTGGTACAACAAGATAGCCGTAAACTCAGTGACAAGCGGTTTTATCGCCCTACTTTTCGCATGCATTTGACCAATAAGGAAATCTTAGACAAGCTCCTATCCTACTCAGATGAGTTACGACAACATTATGAACTCTATCAACTTCTTTTATTCCATTTCCAAGAGAAAAACTCAGATCATTTCTTTGACCTAATTGAGCAAGAAATAGCCACTGTTAACCCTATTTTCCAGACGGTATTTAAGACGTTTCTAAAGGATAAGGACAAGGTTTTAAACGCCTTGGAATTGCCTTATTCCAACGCTAAATTGGAAGCTACCAATAATCTTATCAAAGTCATCAAGCGTAATGCCTTTGGATTTCGGAACTTTGAAAACTTCAAAAAGCGGATTTTGATTGCCATCAATATCAAAAAAGAGAAGACCAACTTGGTCCTCTCTAGATGTTAG
- the ffh gene encoding signal recognition particle protein, with protein MAFESLTERLQNVFKNLRRKGKISESDVQEATKEIRLALLEADVALPVVKEFIKKVRERAVGHEVIETLNPAQQIIKIVDEELTAILGSDTAEITKSPKIPTIIMMVGLQGAGKTTFAGKLANKLKKEENARPLLIAADIYRPAAIEQLKTLGQQIDVPVFELGTGVPAVDIVKQGLEVAKQQNNDYVLIDTAGRLQIDQVLMNELRDVKALAQPNEILLVVDAMIGQEAANVAREFNDQLEVTGIILTKIDGDTRGGAALSVRHITGKPIKFTGTGEKITDIETFHPDRMSSRILGMGDLLTLIEKASQEYDEKKSLELAEKMRENTFDFNDFIDQLDQVQNMGPMEDLLKMIPGMAGNPALANLKVDEREIARKRAIVSSMTPAERENPDLLTPSRRRRIANGSGNSFVDVNKFIKDFNQAKAMMQGVMSGDMNKMMKQMGINPNNLPKNMPNNMDMSALEGMMGQGGMPDLSALGGAGMPDMSQMFGGGLKGKIGKFAMEQSMKRMANKMKKAKKKRK; from the coding sequence ATGGCTTTTGAAAGTTTAACCGAACGTTTACAGAACGTCTTTAAAAATCTGCGCCGTAAAGGCAAAATTAGCGAAAGTGATGTCCAAGAGGCTACCAAGGAAATTCGTCTTGCCCTTCTGGAAGCAGACGTTGCCTTGCCAGTTGTAAAAGAGTTTATCAAGAAAGTCCGTGAACGTGCAGTTGGTCACGAAGTGATTGAAACGCTCAATCCTGCACAACAAATCATCAAAATTGTTGATGAAGAGTTAACTGCGATTCTAGGATCTGACACAGCTGAAATCACTAAATCACCAAAAATCCCTACTATTATCATGATGGTTGGTCTGCAAGGGGCTGGTAAAACAACCTTTGCTGGAAAACTAGCTAACAAACTCAAAAAAGAAGAAAATGCCCGTCCTTTGCTGATTGCAGCGGATATTTATCGTCCAGCAGCTATTGAACAGTTGAAAACCTTAGGGCAACAAATCGACGTTCCTGTCTTTGAATTGGGAACAGGTGTGCCAGCAGTTGATATTGTCAAGCAAGGTCTTGAAGTGGCCAAACAACAAAATAACGACTATGTCCTGATTGATACGGCAGGGCGTTTGCAAATTGACCAAGTGCTGATGAACGAATTACGAGATGTCAAGGCACTTGCCCAACCAAATGAAATCCTCCTCGTCGTCGATGCCATGATTGGTCAAGAAGCTGCTAACGTTGCTCGTGAGTTTAATGACCAGCTTGAGGTGACTGGGATTATCTTAACCAAGATCGATGGGGATACTCGTGGTGGTGCCGCACTGTCTGTCCGTCATATCACTGGCAAACCAATCAAGTTTACAGGTACTGGTGAGAAAATTACCGATATTGAAACATTCCATCCGGATCGTATGTCTAGCCGTATTTTGGGGATGGGAGACTTGCTGACTCTGATTGAGAAGGCTTCACAAGAATACGATGAGAAGAAATCACTTGAACTCGCTGAAAAAATGCGAGAAAATACCTTTGATTTCAATGATTTTATCGATCAATTAGACCAAGTACAAAATATGGGACCGATGGAAGACCTGCTCAAGATGATTCCAGGAATGGCTGGAAATCCTGCCCTTGCTAATCTCAAGGTCGATGAGCGAGAAATTGCTCGAAAACGGGCGATTGTATCATCCATGACTCCAGCTGAACGTGAAAATCCTGATTTGCTGACTCCAAGCCGTCGTCGTCGGATTGCGAACGGCTCAGGAAATAGCTTTGTCGATGTCAACAAGTTCATTAAAGACTTTAACCAAGCAAAGGCTATGATGCAGGGGGTTATGTCTGGCGATATGAATAAGATGATGAAACAAATGGGAATCAATCCCAATAATCTTCCTAAAAATATGCCAAACAACATGGATATGTCCGCTCTTGAAGGGATGATGGGTCAGGGGGGAATGCCTGATTTATCAGCCCTAGGTGGTGCTGGCATGCCAGATATGAGTCAGATGTTTGGTGGGGGCTTAAAGGGTAAAATCGGTAAATTTGCCATGGAACAATCCATGAAACGCATGGCCAACAAAATGAAGAAAGCGAAAAAGAAGAGAAAATAA
- the xerS gene encoding tyrosine recombinase XerS, whose protein sequence is MRRELLLEKIEQLKEIMPWYVLDYYQSKLAVPYSFTTLYEYLKEYRRFFEWLIDTDLVSVTTMAEIPLDTLEQLTKKDMESFILYLRERPLLNANTTQNGVSQTTINRTLSALSSLYKYLTEEVENDQGEPYFYRNVMKKVSTKKKKETLAARAENIKQKLFLGDETMEFLEYVETQYPVKLSKRALSSFQKNKERDLAILALLLASGVRLSEAVNLNLADVNVKMMMIDVTRKGGKRDSVHVAGFAKPYLESYLAIRQQRYKAEKTDFAFFLSEYRGLPNRMDASSIEKMVAKYSADFKIRVTPHKLRHTLATRLYDATKSQVLVSHQLGHANTQVTDLYTHIVNDEQKNALDQL, encoded by the coding sequence ATGCGACGCGAATTACTACTAGAAAAAATCGAACAATTAAAGGAAATAATGCCGTGGTATGTCTTGGACTACTACCAATCAAAGTTGGCTGTCCCCTACAGTTTTACGACCTTGTATGAATATTTGAAAGAATACCGACGTTTTTTTGAATGGTTAATCGATACGGATTTAGTATCGGTAACGACCATGGCTGAAATTCCTTTAGATACCTTGGAACAGCTCACTAAGAAAGACATGGAATCCTTTATTCTCTATCTACGGGAAAGACCTTTGCTGAATGCCAATACGACACAAAATGGGGTATCACAAACGACAATTAATCGTACCTTGTCTGCTCTATCAAGCCTCTACAAATACCTGACTGAGGAAGTTGAAAATGATCAGGGAGAGCCTTATTTTTACCGTAATGTTATGAAGAAGGTTTCAACGAAGAAGAAAAAGGAAACGCTTGCTGCTAGAGCTGAAAATATCAAGCAAAAACTCTTTTTGGGGGACGAAACCATGGAGTTTTTAGAGTATGTTGAGACCCAATATCCCGTCAAACTGTCAAAGCGTGCTCTCTCTTCCTTCCAAAAAAACAAAGAACGAGATTTAGCCATTCTAGCCCTACTGCTGGCTTCTGGAGTACGTCTTTCTGAAGCGGTCAATCTTAATCTGGCTGATGTCAATGTCAAGATGATGATGATTGATGTTACACGAAAAGGTGGGAAACGAGACTCGGTTCATGTAGCGGGGTTCGCAAAGCCTTACTTGGAATCCTATCTGGCCATTCGTCAGCAACGCTATAAGGCTGAAAAGACAGATTTCGCTTTCTTCTTATCGGAATACCGTGGCTTGCCAAATCGTATGGATGCGTCCAGTATTGAAAAAATGGTCGCAAAATATTCTGCAGATTTTAAAATTCGGGTCACACCCCATAAGCTCCGCCATACGCTAGCTACTCGTCTCTATGATGCAACAAAATCTCAAGTGCTTGTCAGCCATCAATTGGGTCATGCGAATACGCAGGTTACAGACCTCTATACCCACATTGTCAATGATGAACAAAAAAATGCTTTGGATCAATTATAA
- a CDS encoding ABC transporter permease — protein sequence MFYLKLAYGNIQKSFQTFAPFILATLVLFVLNCSIILLMLSPIAKTMGTGALALGLGSGVLTIFSLIMEIYSFNFLMKQRGREFGLYNMLGMNKKKLALIATLELLMILILVIVLGSILSVAFANLMYLIFVNLIHGTNLHFALFLNSLIFSGIFFLLELLTIYKVQFSSPLILFKSKEEGEKEPRGNSLLAILALICLGVGYYLSLSSSQVTPIVVLYSFFIAVLFVIAGTYLFYISFIAWYLKRRRKQKKYFYTPEHFIATSQMIFRMKQHATGLANITILAIMAFVTIATTTSLYTNMTNTMDVLFPKESSITYHVQSRQEGEAFFQKTVLDTYPEKANDSVSYLSFAETISYDGSKTLPLNKETLNHPSITGFTTLYIMTQEDVRKLGNTIPELKEQQVGFYCPNQTSHLESVVLGKKTFDVVEGVQNIQVSDLLNTYNPALLIVSNDQVLQEFVQAFKESRDKGEQLVNYQVQTNLSREEFQALVGATDGNFMTEDGSQSLGFVVQKEDFQNEILGFVGGFLFTGFLLGISFLLGAALIIYYKQYSEGHEDKKSYKILQEVGMSQTAVKKTINSQVLLVFFMPLGMAILHFIASLTMLKQMLLMFGVTSHKMIYTVSGITILLICLLYYIIYKWTSRAYYRIIER from the coding sequence ATGTTCTATCTCAAATTAGCTTATGGTAACATTCAGAAATCCTTTCAAACTTTTGCGCCCTTTATTCTAGCGACTTTAGTCCTTTTCGTCCTGAATTGTTCGATTATCCTCTTGATGCTAAGTCCTATTGCAAAAACAATGGGAACAGGAGCGCTAGCGCTTGGTTTAGGTAGTGGAGTTCTTACGATTTTTTCTCTTATCATGGAAATCTATAGCTTTAATTTCCTAATGAAGCAGCGTGGTAGGGAATTTGGTTTATACAATATGCTTGGCATGAATAAGAAAAAGCTGGCCTTGATTGCCACGCTTGAATTGCTGATGATTCTTATTCTGGTCATTGTTCTAGGAAGTATCTTGAGTGTAGCATTTGCCAACCTAATGTACTTGATTTTTGTCAATCTGATCCATGGAACAAATCTGCATTTTGCTCTTTTCCTCAATAGTCTCATTTTCTCAGGGATATTTTTCCTTTTGGAACTCTTAACTATTTATAAAGTACAGTTCTCATCTCCTCTCATTTTATTTAAAAGTAAAGAAGAAGGTGAGAAAGAGCCAAGAGGGAATAGTCTTCTTGCCATTTTGGCCCTCATTTGTCTTGGTGTAGGGTATTATCTATCTCTTTCATCTAGTCAAGTTACGCCGATTGTCGTTTTATACAGCTTCTTTATTGCGGTTTTATTTGTCATTGCAGGAACCTATCTCTTTTATATTAGTTTTATTGCTTGGTATTTGAAACGTCGTCGCAAGCAGAAGAAGTATTTCTATACACCGGAACATTTCATCGCAACATCCCAGATGATTTTCCGTATGAAACAGCACGCAACAGGGCTTGCCAATATTACTATTCTTGCTATTATGGCCTTTGTGACGATTGCAACAACTACGTCGCTTTATACTAATATGACAAATACTATGGATGTGCTCTTTCCGAAAGAAAGTAGCATTACCTACCACGTTCAAAGCAGGCAAGAAGGAGAAGCATTCTTTCAGAAAACGGTGCTTGATACCTATCCGGAAAAAGCAAACGATAGTGTGAGTTATCTCAGTTTTGCTGAAACGATTTCCTATGACGGTAGTAAGACCCTTCCTTTAAATAAAGAGACTCTGAATCATCCTTCTATTACTGGATTTACCACTTTGTATATTATGACCCAAGAAGATGTTCGAAAATTGGGCAATACAATTCCTGAGTTAAAAGAGCAGCAAGTTGGATTTTACTGCCCAAATCAGACCAGTCATCTGGAATCAGTTGTTCTTGGAAAAAAGACCTTTGACGTCGTAGAAGGTGTACAAAATATTCAGGTTTCTGACTTGCTAAACACCTATAATCCTGCTCTACTTATCGTAAGCAATGATCAGGTACTCCAAGAATTTGTCCAAGCCTTTAAAGAAAGTAGGGACAAAGGAGAACAGTTGGTGAATTATCAAGTCCAGACCAATCTAAGCCGTGAGGAATTTCAAGCCTTGGTCGGAGCAACTGATGGAAATTTCATGACAGAAGACGGGAGTCAAAGTCTGGGGTTTGTTGTCCAAAAAGAAGACTTCCAAAATGAAATACTCGGTTTTGTAGGTGGTTTCCTCTTTACAGGATTCTTGCTTGGCATCAGCTTCTTATTGGGGGCTGCCTTGATTATCTACTATAAACAGTATTCTGAAGGGCATGAAGATAAGAAATCTTACAAGATTCTTCAAGAGGTGGGAATGAGCCAAACCGCTGTTAAAAAGACCATTAACTCTCAGGTTTTACTTGTCTTCTTTATGCCGCTAGGTATGGCCATTCTCCATTTTATCGCCTCACTTACCATGTTGAAGCAGATGTTGCTCATGTTTGGCGTAACCTCACACAAGATGATTTATACTGTAAGTGGCATAACCATTCTCCTTATCTGCTTGCTGTATTACATTATTTACAAATGGACAAGTAGGGCTTATTACCGCATTATTGAAAGATAG
- a CDS encoding phosphoglucomutase produces MSHHALQNGSDIRGIAIATDELAVNLTPEAVIKIVHGLVRWLCQDETLHKVYQEGQLTIGIGRDSRLSGPSLVETFTKEAVRLGIQVIDFGLATTPALFMSTQYEEFSCHAGIMVTASHLPYYFNGIKIFSQKGGAEHEDITFILENDEVLPAQENGAIRSADLLTPYAADLVGKIRLANQGKEEPLKGLHIIVDAGNGAGGFFADKVLQALGADTSGSQFLDPDGTFPNHIPNPDNKEAMASIQAAVLKHQADLGIIFDTDVDRAALVTQSGEILNRNNLIAVLSQIILQEHPGTSIVTNSPTSEHLKRFIEELGGKQIRYISGYRNVINKAIHTNQEGIDCQLAIETSGHAAFKENYFLDDGTYAAAKILMLLPRLQAEGRSLDDLIAQLKQPVETQEVRFKLEVPDYRALGELVIADLQAQTIDGFHFNPENEEGVRFDVTSPYGDGWFLLRMSLHEPLLVLQVENDQAGYIVPILKCLSAFLASYPQVNKTKMKEIIGE; encoded by the coding sequence ATGTCACATCATGCTTTGCAAAATGGGTCTGATATTCGTGGAATTGCGATTGCAACAGACGAATTGGCCGTTAACCTCACACCTGAGGCCGTAATCAAAATCGTACATGGCTTAGTTCGTTGGCTGTGTCAAGACGAGACCCTTCATAAGGTCTATCAAGAAGGTCAATTAACCATTGGAATTGGTCGTGATAGTCGCCTTAGCGGACCTAGTTTGGTTGAAACCTTTACAAAAGAAGCCGTCCGCCTGGGAATACAAGTGATTGATTTTGGTCTCGCAACGACCCCAGCCCTTTTTATGAGCACGCAGTATGAGGAATTTTCATGTCATGCCGGTATCATGGTAACAGCAAGCCACTTACCGTATTACTTTAATGGGATTAAAATCTTCAGCCAAAAAGGCGGTGCAGAACATGAGGATATTACTTTTATCCTAGAAAATGACGAAGTATTACCAGCTCAGGAAAATGGAGCAATTCGTTCGGCGGACTTATTGACACCGTACGCAGCCGATTTGGTTGGAAAAATCCGCTTAGCAAATCAAGGGAAAGAAGAGCCATTAAAAGGACTACACATCATTGTAGATGCAGGAAATGGAGCTGGAGGTTTCTTTGCGGACAAGGTCTTACAAGCTTTAGGAGCAGATACAAGTGGTTCTCAATTTCTTGATCCAGACGGAACCTTCCCAAATCATATTCCAAATCCAGACAACAAGGAAGCTATGGCGAGTATTCAAGCAGCAGTCCTTAAACATCAAGCTGACTTAGGCATTATCTTTGATACGGATGTAGACCGTGCTGCCTTGGTTACTCAATCAGGAGAGATTTTAAATCGAAATAATCTCATTGCCGTTCTCAGCCAAATCATTTTACAAGAACACCCTGGAACAAGCATTGTAACCAATTCCCCAACTTCTGAGCATTTGAAACGCTTCATTGAAGAATTAGGTGGTAAACAGATTCGCTATATCTCGGGCTACCGTAATGTCATCAATAAAGCGATTCACACCAATCAAGAAGGGATTGATTGTCAACTGGCCATTGAAACATCTGGCCATGCTGCCTTTAAGGAAAATTATTTCCTTGATGATGGAACCTACGCCGCAGCCAAAATTCTTATGCTCTTACCACGTTTACAAGCAGAAGGCCGGAGTTTGGATGATTTAATTGCCCAGTTGAAACAGCCCGTAGAAACACAAGAAGTCCGCTTTAAACTAGAAGTGCCTGATTATCGCGCATTAGGCGAACTAGTGATTGCGGACTTACAAGCACAAACGATTGACGGCTTTCACTTTAATCCAGAAAATGAAGAAGGAGTGCGTTTTGATGTCACCTCGCCATACGGAGATGGCTGGTTCTTACTGAGAATGAGTCTTCATGAACCTTTATTGGTTCTCCAAGTGGAAAATGATCAAGCAGGTTACATTGTTCCAATCCTCAAGTGTCTATCTGCATTTTTAGCATCCTATCCTCAGGTGAATAAAACAAAAATGAAAGAAATAATCGGAGAATAA